One window of Esox lucius isolate fEsoLuc1 chromosome 25, fEsoLuc1.pri, whole genome shotgun sequence genomic DNA carries:
- the hadh gene encoding hydroxyacyl-coenzyme A dehydrogenase, mitochondrial (The RefSeq protein has 2 substitutions compared to this genomic sequence): protein MAFVTHQGIRRLSSSAFRNAAIKHVAIIGGGLMGAGIAQVAATTGHSVVLVDTNEEILKKSTMGIEGSLKRVAKKKFADKQEAGAEFIATVMADVSTSTDAMSAAESTDLVLEAIVENLKIKQGLFGALDKVAPAHTIFASNTSSLPITDIASSTGRLDRFGGLHFFNPVPMMKLVEVIGTSATSQETFDSLLAFSKALGKTPVSCKDTPGFIVNRLLVPYMMEAIRLLERGHGSKEDIDIAMKLGAGYPMGPFELLDYVGLDTVKFIIDGWAEKDPDNPLMQPSEVLKKLVSEGKFGKKTGEGFYKYK, encoded by the exons ATGGCTTTCGTCACTCATCAAGGAATCAGAAGACTCTCCTCATCTGCATTCCGAAATGCAGCGATCAAACATGTAACGATCATCGGTGGTGGACTAATGGGGGCAGGTATCGCCCAG GTTGCGGCTACAACGGGTCATTCAGTGGTACTAGTGGACACAAACGAGGAAATCTTAAAGAAATCTACCATGGGGATAGAGGGCAGTCTGAAGAGAGTGGCGAAGAAGAAGTTTGCTGACAAGCAAGAG GCCGGAGCAGAGTTCATCGCCACGGTAATGGCCAACGTGTCGACATCGACAGACGCCATGTCGGCAGCGGAGAGCACAGACCTGGTGCTGGAGGCGATCGTGGAGAACTTGAAGATCAAGCAGGGCCTGTTTGGTGCCCTGGACAAGGTGGCCCCTGC ACATACCATTTTCGCCAGCAACACATCCTCTCTGCCCATCACCGACATAGCCAGTTCCACTGGGAGGCTGGACAGGTTCGGGGGCCTACACTTCTTCAACCCCGTCCCCATGATGAAGCTGGTGGAG GTGATTGGAACATCTGCAACTAGCCAGGAGACCTTTGATTCCCTCCTTGCATTCAGCAAAGCCCTGGGCAAGACACCGGTGTCCTGCAAG GACACCCCTGGGTTTATTGTGAACCGTCTGCTCGTGCCCTACATGATGGAGGCCATCCGACTCCTTGAGAGAG GCCACGGATCGAAGGAAGACATCGATATTGCCATGAAGCTGGGCGCTGGGTACCCCATGGGGCCCTTTGAGCTGCTGGACTACGTAGGACTGGACACGGTTAAGTTCATCATAGACG GCTGGGCTGAGAAGGACCCGGACAACCCCCTGATGCAGCCCAGTGAAGTGCTAAAAAAACTGGTGTCTGAGGGCAAGTTTGGCAAGAAGACGGGAGAGGGCTTCTACAAGTACAAGTGA